One candidate division WOR-3 bacterium DNA segment encodes these proteins:
- a CDS encoding ATP-grasp domain-containing protein, whose product GGMDIEEIAQAYPERILITELNPFFRLKSYEARAIGKWLFGSSRELVNSFIKIAQKLTELFFDYECSLVEINPLVTTERGLLALDAKMVLDDNALYRHPELEALRDLEAEEPTELLAKQADLSYVKLTGNVGCIVNGAGLAMATMDLIKKYGAEPANFLDIGGSSSPEKMREAMRIILMDRNVRGILVNIFGGITRCDDVASGLLWALREEQITVPIVARLTGTNEKEARAILENSPVVFAATMSEAVKKIIQLIRS is encoded by the coding sequence GGTGGTATGGATATCGAAGAGATCGCCCAGGCCTATCCGGAGCGGATTTTGATTACGGAATTGAATCCGTTTTTTCGGCTCAAGTCCTACGAAGCCCGCGCGATTGGCAAGTGGCTCTTTGGCTCGAGTCGCGAGTTAGTGAATAGCTTTATTAAGATTGCCCAGAAGCTTACCGAGCTCTTTTTTGATTATGAGTGCAGTTTAGTCGAGATTAATCCCTTAGTAACCACGGAGCGTGGTCTTTTGGCCCTGGATGCCAAGATGGTGCTTGATGATAATGCCTTATATCGCCATCCGGAACTGGAAGCCTTACGGGACCTCGAAGCCGAAGAACCCACGGAACTTTTAGCCAAGCAAGCTGATCTCTCGTATGTGAAACTTACCGGGAATGTCGGCTGTATTGTAAATGGTGCCGGACTGGCCATGGCTACGATGGATTTGATCAAGAAATACGGCGCTGAGCCGGCCAACTTTTTAGATATCGGAGGCTCCTCATCACCAGAAAAGATGCGCGAAGCGATGAGAATTATCCTAATGGACCGGAATGTGCGCGGTATCCTGGTGAATATCTTTGGCGGCATTACCCGTTGCGATGACGTCGCCTCCGGACTCCTCTGGGCCTTGCGCGAGGAACAGATCACGGTGCCGATTGTTGCCAGACTCACCGGCACTAACGAAAAGGAAGCTCGAGCGATTTTGGAGAACTCTCCGGTCGTCTTTGCCGCCACGATGTCTGAAGCTGTGAAGAAAATTATTCAACTAATAAGGAGCTAA